The genomic stretch GAACAAAAACGCCTCGGTAACGTCGCCGTCGATGCCATCTTCGATAGCGTCTCCATCGCCACCACCTTCAAAGAAAAACTCGCCGAAAGCGGCGTAATTTTCTGCTCGATTTCCGAAGCACTCCAAGAACATCCCGAACTCGTCCAAAAATACCTCGGTTCCGTCGTTCCCACCGCCGACAACTACTTCGCCGCCCTCAACGCCGCCGTCTTTAGCGACGGTTCCTTCGTCTTCATCCCCAAAGGCGTAGAATGTCCGATGGAACTCTCCACCTACTTCCGCATCAACGACGGCGACACCGGACAGTTCGAGCGCACCCTCATCGTCGCTGAAGAAGGCGCATCCGTCAGCTACCTCGAAGGTTGCACCGCCCCCATGTACGACAGCAACCAACTCCACGCCGCCGTCGTCGAACTCGTCGCCCTCGACAACGCCAACATCAAATATTCCACCGTCCAAAACTGGTACGCAGGCGATGCAGAAGGCAAAGGCGGTATCTACAACTTCGTTACCAAACGCGGACTCTGTAAAGGCGTTAACTCCAAAATTTCTTGGACGCAAGTCGAAACGGGTTCTGCGATTACTTGGAAATATCCCAGTTGCGTCCTCGTCGGCGACAACTCCGTCGGCGAATTTTACTCCATTGCCCTCACCAACAACAAACAGCAAGCCGATACCGGCACCAAAATGGTTCATATTGGGCGCAATACTCGCAGCCGAATTATTTCTAAAGGGATTTCTGCGGGCGGTTCTAAAAATAGCTATCGCGGCTTAGTGAAAATGGGACCTAAAGCTAAAGGTGCGCGCAACTATTCCCAATGCGACTCGATGTTAATTGGAGATAATGCCGAAGCCAATACCTTTCCTTACATTCAAGTCGAAAATCAAACGGCTAAAGTCGAACACGAAGCCTCGACTTCTAAAATTGGAGAAGACCAACTGTTTTATTTCGCTCAACGCGGGATTTCTTCGGAAGATGCGATTTCGATGCTAATCAGCGGCTTCTGTAAAGATGTCTTCAACGAACTGCCGATGGAATTTGCTGCCGAAGCCGACAAACTCTTGAGTTTGAAACTCGAAGGAACGGTGGGATAATTGATAATGGACAATTGATAATGGATAATGGATAATTCTGAAACTCAATTGAGGAGAGTAAGCGCTGTTTAGGCGACTACCCGCTTCCATTCCCTCAAAAACCTTGGGTGTCCTTTATCTCCTTGTTGATAATTGACAATTGATAATTCCGGAACTCAATGGAGTAGAGCGCGCTGTTTAGGCGACTACCCGCTTCCATTCCCTCAAAAACCCTTAGTGTCTTTGTCGATAATTGACAATTAATAATTCCGGAACACAGTTTATCCGACTCCACAACAAAACGATGATTCAAGAAAATAGCGAAACCATTTTATCCGTCCGGAACTTAACCGCCAACGTCGAAGGAACGCCCATCCTCAA from Oscillatoria sp. FACHB-1406 encodes the following:
- the sufB gene encoding Fe-S cluster assembly protein SufB gives rise to the protein MSASTVKTLVNQPYKYGFITDIEKETVPRGLNEDIIRTISAKKNEPEFMLEFRLRAYHQWLKMVEPTWPHVNYPAIDYQNIIYYSAPKQKKEKLGSLDEVDPTLLETFEKLGIPLSEQKRLGNVAVDAIFDSVSIATTFKEKLAESGVIFCSISEALQEHPELVQKYLGSVVPTADNYFAALNAAVFSDGSFVFIPKGVECPMELSTYFRINDGDTGQFERTLIVAEEGASVSYLEGCTAPMYDSNQLHAAVVELVALDNANIKYSTVQNWYAGDAEGKGGIYNFVTKRGLCKGVNSKISWTQVETGSAITWKYPSCVLVGDNSVGEFYSIALTNNKQQADTGTKMVHIGRNTRSRIISKGISAGGSKNSYRGLVKMGPKAKGARNYSQCDSMLIGDNAEANTFPYIQVENQTAKVEHEASTSKIGEDQLFYFAQRGISSEDAISMLISGFCKDVFNELPMEFAAEADKLLSLKLEGTVG